The following are encoded in a window of Roseivirga misakiensis genomic DNA:
- a CDS encoding ABC transporter permease → MNSAIALKRGISAELYKFRRTFILWFLILAPAFIPVINLIIFLSRGDVIMAEGGNPWSKLLQFSIDPANFLFPFFVMIVALFVNSIEYNSNTWKLIYTQPLSRTVVYLSKVKVFAFMIFSSLMLFGTFTVLVGYILKVAAPELGFDQAFGISIFFKLSFKVFLATMGYASIQFWLSQRFKNLILPLGIGIAGFISFMILVQGWKYAPYHPYGYQILGLGSVADPNFSLWGNMEFIYRSLGLAVVIYTIGGIEKVRKRII, encoded by the coding sequence ATGAATTCAGCAATAGCACTAAAAAGAGGCATATCCGCCGAGTTATATAAGTTTAGAAGGACTTTCATCCTTTGGTTTTTGATTTTGGCTCCGGCCTTTATCCCTGTTATCAACCTGATCATTTTTCTGTCACGAGGTGATGTGATTATGGCCGAAGGCGGAAACCCATGGTCAAAGCTTTTACAGTTCTCAATCGATCCTGCCAACTTTCTATTTCCGTTTTTCGTGATGATCGTTGCACTATTTGTAAATAGTATCGAGTACAACTCAAATACATGGAAGTTAATCTACACGCAACCCCTTTCCAGAACGGTGGTGTACTTATCAAAAGTTAAGGTATTTGCCTTTATGATTTTCTCCAGTCTTATGTTGTTCGGAACATTCACTGTTTTAGTCGGGTATATACTCAAGGTAGCGGCTCCGGAGTTAGGTTTCGATCAGGCATTTGGTATCAGCATATTCTTCAAACTTAGTTTCAAAGTATTTTTAGCCACAATGGGTTATGCATCCATTCAGTTTTGGTTAAGCCAAAGGTTTAAGAATCTAATTCTTCCACTAGGTATAGGAATTGCAGGTTTTATATCCTTTATGATCCTTGTACAAGGCTGGAAATATGCACCTTATCACCCATATGGATATCAAATCCTAGGACTTGGAAGTGTTGCAGATCCTAATTTTAGCCTTTGGGGGAATATGGAGTTCATTTATCGAAGCCTTGGCTTGGCGGTAGTTATTTACACGATAGGTGGAATCGAAAAAGTCAGAAAGAGAATTATCTAG
- a CDS encoding GNAT family N-acetyltransferase has translation MDRNKRSAKMTAQRVERYPAVPSKAKNSLMELWNKEYPKQLSYPDLEHFDRYLNQLVSPSHYLIFEKSNSAIAWAFTFKRDGQIWFAIIVNSQYQKLGLGTSLLSAIKNDNKEICGWVTDVSTYSKADGSPYKSPLSFYKKNGFKILPEVRLETDELTAVKIAYLR, from the coding sequence TTGGATAGAAATAAACGATCGGCAAAAATGACCGCTCAAAGGGTAGAACGGTACCCAGCAGTTCCATCTAAGGCGAAAAACAGTCTTATGGAGCTTTGGAACAAAGAGTACCCTAAACAACTGTCCTATCCAGACTTGGAGCATTTCGATCGTTATTTAAATCAATTAGTCTCCCCTAGTCATTATCTCATTTTCGAAAAAAGTAACTCCGCGATTGCTTGGGCTTTTACTTTTAAAAGAGACGGCCAAATTTGGTTTGCCATCATTGTTAATAGTCAATATCAGAAACTGGGTCTCGGTACGAGTCTTTTAAGCGCAATTAAGAATGATAATAAGGAGATTTGTGGCTGGGTAACAGACGTGAGTACCTACTCAAAAGCTGATGGTTCACCCTATAAATCACCGCTCTCTTTCTACAAGAAAAATGGTTTCAAAATCTTACCAGAAGTTAGGCTTGAAACAGATGAATTGACCGCAGTAAAAATTGCTTATTTGCGTTAG
- a CDS encoding VOC family protein encodes MLRRTLNIGLLLTISSLCFAQTSFDHMAIVVKGLEATKQFYRDALGFKNIKDPTGNLLIDWLENDNGEQLHLIEGDLTKVNLTKSVHFSFGVPALNPFIENLRAKKIKFENWAGDEGEVTIRQDGVRQIYLQDPNGYWIEINDRQK; translated from the coding sequence ATGCTTCGAAGAACTCTTAATATCGGTCTGCTTCTTACGATTTCATCGTTATGTTTTGCTCAGACGTCTTTCGATCACATGGCTATAGTCGTAAAAGGTTTAGAGGCCACGAAACAGTTTTATCGAGATGCGCTTGGCTTCAAAAATATTAAAGACCCGACAGGAAACCTATTGATCGATTGGCTGGAAAATGACAACGGTGAACAACTTCACTTAATTGAAGGTGATTTAACAAAGGTGAATTTAACCAAGTCGGTCCATTTTAGTTTTGGGGTACCCGCACTGAATCCATTTATTGAAAATTTGAGGGCTAAGAAAATTAAGTTTGAAAACTGGGCTGGTGACGAAGGTGAAGTGACCATAAGACAAGATGGCGTTCGGCAAATCTACCTCCAAGACCCTAATGGTTATTGGATAGAAATAAACGATCGGCAAAAATGA
- a CDS encoding TetR family transcriptional regulator C-terminal domain-containing protein, translating into MEQTTATKKSRAKADPAKKIKEGYIKFVLENGAKPASIFKFVKELKIKESDFYDEFNSFENIEKAIWEDLFNETANTIKSEEVYDEYSSREKLLAFFYTWIEVLKTNRSFILQSVPQKMKPELTPYFLVGVKEGFKSWIAEVLLEAKETEEVTVRPIISDRYDDAIWLQFLFILGFWVKDDSKGFEKTDAAIEKSVNLAFDLMGRGPLDAMVDFGKFLFQNR; encoded by the coding sequence ATGGAACAAACAACGGCTACAAAAAAGTCTAGAGCAAAGGCAGATCCTGCTAAAAAAATTAAAGAAGGATACATCAAATTCGTCCTCGAAAATGGAGCTAAGCCAGCGTCTATTTTCAAGTTTGTAAAGGAGTTAAAAATCAAAGAATCAGATTTTTACGATGAATTCAATTCTTTTGAAAATATCGAAAAGGCGATTTGGGAAGACCTATTCAACGAAACCGCTAATACGATCAAATCGGAAGAGGTTTATGATGAGTATTCTTCTAGAGAAAAGTTGTTGGCATTTTTCTACACGTGGATCGAAGTATTGAAAACTAACCGAAGTTTCATTTTACAATCTGTTCCACAGAAAATGAAACCAGAATTAACGCCATATTTCTTGGTCGGAGTGAAGGAAGGTTTCAAATCATGGATTGCCGAGGTTTTGCTTGAGGCAAAAGAAACAGAGGAGGTTACGGTACGACCAATAATTAGCGATCGGTACGATGACGCTATATGGTTGCAGTTCCTTTTTATACTCGGTTTTTGGGTGAAAGATGACAGCAAAGGCTTCGAAAAAACGGATGCTGCCATAGAGAAATCTGTAAACTTAGCTTTTGACCTTATGGGTAGAGGCCCGTTAGATGCGATGGTTGACTTTGGAAAGTTTCTTTTTCAGAACAGATAG
- a CDS encoding ABC transporter ATP-binding protein, with translation MSEPIIQTTGLDFYFKEFKALDQINLNVPQGSIFGFLGPNGAGKTTTIRILLDLFHSKPGQVKIFGKDLLQNKVEILGKVGALIENPSIYKHLSGRQNLEVIRKMVNVPKSRIQEVLKIVRLVDNADKKAKNYSLGMCQRLGLASALLTDPDLLILDEPTNGLDPSGIIEMRELILELNREHGKTIFLSSHILSEIEKLATDVAIIDEGKILYQGKLDGLQQQGSGIELIIEVDEVKKAAQILRDLNYTISEENGRSIHVPIESKKEVAKINKSLVTGDLDIFQLKTSEQNLESIFLNITKKLDQ, from the coding sequence ATGTCAGAACCAATTATTCAAACCACAGGTCTCGACTTCTATTTCAAGGAGTTTAAAGCACTAGACCAAATTAACCTCAATGTTCCGCAAGGGAGTATTTTTGGTTTCCTCGGACCAAATGGTGCCGGTAAAACCACTACGATTAGGATTCTTCTAGACCTGTTTCATTCCAAGCCTGGTCAAGTGAAAATCTTCGGCAAAGACTTACTTCAGAACAAGGTGGAAATACTCGGAAAAGTTGGCGCTTTGATCGAAAACCCGTCGATCTACAAGCACTTATCAGGAAGACAAAACCTTGAAGTGATTCGAAAAATGGTGAATGTACCAAAGAGTCGCATTCAAGAAGTCTTAAAAATTGTTCGCTTGGTAGATAACGCAGATAAAAAAGCTAAGAACTATTCTTTAGGCATGTGCCAAAGGCTAGGATTGGCATCTGCCCTGCTCACCGATCCAGATCTATTAATCTTAGATGAACCGACAAATGGTTTGGACCCAAGTGGCATCATCGAAATGAGGGAGCTAATTCTAGAGTTGAATCGAGAACACGGAAAAACGATTTTCCTTTCGAGCCATATCCTCTCAGAAATTGAAAAATTAGCTACAGATGTCGCGATTATCGATGAGGGCAAAATCTTGTACCAAGGCAAGCTTGATGGTCTTCAGCAACAAGGCAGCGGAATCGAACTAATTATAGAAGTAGATGAAGTCAAAAAGGCAGCTCAAATACTCAGAGATTTGAATTACACCATCTCAGAGGAGAACGGACGATCAATCCACGTTCCAATTGAATCGAAAAAAGAGGTAGCGAAGATTAACAAATCATTGGTTACTGGAGATTTGGACATTTTCCAATTGAAGACTTCTGAACAGAACCTTGAATCAATATTCTTAAACATCACTAAAAAACTAGACCAATGA
- a CDS encoding DUF1801 domain-containing protein, with the protein MSKNKTVANDASVDEFLSGVKDPIKREDCFTLNALMQKVTQHSPQMWGGSIVGYDSYHYVYDSGRAGDFMKVGFSPRAQNLTIYIMPGFERYPELMTSLGKHKVGKSCLYVKKLADIDMEVLEALVTESYNYMTNKYG; encoded by the coding sequence ATGTCTAAGAACAAAACGGTAGCTAATGACGCCAGTGTGGACGAGTTCCTAAGTGGCGTAAAAGATCCTATCAAAAGAGAAGATTGCTTTACACTGAATGCCTTGATGCAAAAAGTAACGCAACATTCCCCACAAATGTGGGGTGGATCGATTGTCGGTTATGACAGTTACCACTATGTTTATGATAGTGGCAGAGCAGGTGATTTTATGAAAGTAGGGTTTTCGCCAAGAGCGCAAAACTTGACTATTTACATCATGCCAGGCTTTGAGCGTTACCCAGAGCTTATGACAAGCTTAGGCAAACACAAAGTCGGGAAATCTTGTCTTTATGTAAAGAAGCTTGCCGATATTGACATGGAAGTTTTGGAAGCACTCGTTACTGAATCTTACAATTACATGACTAATAAATATGGCTGA
- a CDS encoding ABC1 kinase family protein, whose amino-acid sequence MKEQSKIPTTKVQRAAKFVSTGAKVGGNYVKHYAKKIVNPSLSKEGLHQDNARDIYNSLSELKGSALKVAQMMSMDKNLLPTAYQDKFSMAQYSAPPLSFPLVIKTFQQYLKKSPSAIFDTFTKNAVNAASIGQVHRATKDGRDYAVKIQYPGVADSVKSDLKLVRPFAVRLMNLNEKDLDHYMEEVETKLIEETDYHLEVERSIEISKACGHIKNLRFPEYYPELSADRIITMDWMDGRVMKEFIQANPDQETRNKVGQALWDFYDYQIHTLRQVHADPHPGNFIISDDGVLGVIDFGCVKVIPDAFYEPYFRLIRRDMLDADSDLDRLFTELQFIYESDTAEDKAYFSSVIKDMMGLLGQPFHQHEFDFGDDTYFQKIFEMGEVISESKKFRESEKARGARDGLYINRTYFGLYNILNELKAKVVTTKPEWAAKVAV is encoded by the coding sequence ATGAAGGAGCAAAGTAAAATACCGACTACCAAGGTGCAAAGAGCGGCAAAGTTTGTGTCAACTGGTGCAAAAGTGGGAGGTAATTATGTGAAGCATTACGCCAAAAAGATAGTAAACCCATCTTTGTCCAAAGAAGGTCTGCATCAGGATAACGCCAGAGATATTTACAATTCTTTAAGTGAGTTGAAGGGTAGTGCTTTGAAAGTGGCTCAAATGATGAGCATGGACAAAAACCTCTTACCTACAGCTTATCAGGATAAATTTTCAATGGCGCAGTATAGTGCTCCGCCATTGTCATTTCCTTTAGTGATAAAGACTTTTCAGCAATATCTTAAGAAATCCCCGAGTGCAATTTTTGATACGTTTACAAAAAACGCAGTAAATGCAGCCTCAATTGGTCAAGTTCATAGGGCTACTAAAGATGGAAGGGATTATGCTGTAAAAATTCAGTACCCTGGAGTGGCTGATAGTGTAAAGTCTGACCTGAAACTCGTTCGCCCATTCGCAGTGCGATTGATGAACTTAAACGAGAAAGACTTGGATCACTACATGGAAGAGGTTGAAACCAAGCTCATAGAAGAAACAGATTACCATTTAGAAGTAGAAAGATCGATAGAAATTTCGAAGGCTTGTGGACACATCAAAAACCTAAGATTCCCCGAATACTATCCTGAATTATCTGCGGATAGAATCATTACGATGGACTGGATGGATGGTCGCGTAATGAAGGAGTTTATTCAAGCTAATCCCGATCAAGAAACGAGAAATAAGGTTGGTCAGGCTTTATGGGATTTTTATGATTATCAGATTCATACGCTTAGACAAGTACATGCCGACCCTCATCCTGGGAACTTCATTATTAGTGATGATGGTGTCTTGGGCGTAATTGATTTTGGTTGTGTGAAAGTAATTCCTGATGCTTTTTATGAGCCATATTTCAGGCTTATCCGCAGAGATATGCTAGATGCTGATTCCGATTTAGACAGGTTATTTACTGAGCTTCAGTTTATCTATGAATCAGATACTGCAGAAGATAAAGCTTATTTCTCTTCAGTGATTAAAGATATGATGGGCCTATTGGGTCAGCCTTTCCACCAACATGAGTTTGACTTTGGGGATGATACTTATTTCCAAAAGATTTTTGAAATGGGAGAAGTGATTTCCGAATCCAAGAAATTTAGGGAGTCCGAAAAGGCAAGAGGAGCGAGGGATGGATTGTATATCAACCGTACTTACTTTGGTCTATACAATATTCTCAATGAACTAAAAGCGAAGGTTGTTACTACGAAGCCTGAGTGGGCGGCAAAAGTAGCAGTCTAG
- a CDS encoding sensor histidine kinase, producing the protein MLSTKKWLEKNYRTVVIVFIHVLAWGLYLGFYGFSYVQRNMDGNFRLLFVLSVIITDGPIFYYYYLRGIPRLLVGKKVWKFLLITIAIVAIYPLARYGLDLYFIEFYKQVAPLTNLAPTDFWVVYSIRALAALFVIAVAGIGKFTFDWFENSRIRRELENQNLISELAFLKSQINPHFLFNTLNNIHTLAYKKAAGAPEAIMKLSELMRYMIYESDMSFVPLAKEIQHLKRFIDLQELRFKQKEIVNLEIIGEIGTREIAPLLLLPFIENAFKHGYDLNRKGAIRAKLIVGKEIVYQVENRLPDHNQAIQKDQVGGIGLENVKRRLELIYPKKHTFTAEESSNHFTVSLTLEDHG; encoded by the coding sequence ATGCTTTCCACAAAAAAATGGTTGGAGAAGAATTACAGGACAGTAGTCATTGTATTTATACATGTACTGGCCTGGGGCTTATATCTGGGTTTTTACGGCTTTTCATACGTGCAAAGAAATATGGATGGAAACTTTAGGTTGCTCTTTGTTTTGTCTGTAATCATTACCGATGGACCTATCTTTTACTACTATTACCTAAGAGGAATCCCTCGCTTACTGGTAGGTAAAAAAGTCTGGAAATTTTTGCTGATTACCATCGCAATAGTGGCGATTTACCCTTTAGCTAGGTACGGCTTAGATTTATACTTTATCGAGTTCTATAAACAAGTAGCGCCACTTACGAACTTGGCACCAACTGATTTTTGGGTGGTTTACAGTATACGCGCCCTTGCTGCACTATTTGTTATTGCGGTGGCTGGTATTGGTAAATTTACGTTTGATTGGTTTGAGAATTCTAGGATTCGAAGAGAGCTAGAAAACCAGAATCTAATCAGTGAACTGGCTTTTCTAAAATCCCAGATTAACCCGCACTTTCTATTCAATACCCTAAACAATATCCATACACTAGCTTATAAAAAGGCCGCAGGTGCACCAGAGGCCATTATGAAGTTATCTGAGTTAATGCGGTATATGATTTATGAATCAGATATGAGTTTTGTGCCATTGGCTAAGGAAATCCAACACTTAAAGCGGTTTATAGACTTACAAGAATTAAGATTTAAACAGAAGGAGATTGTCAACTTGGAGATCATCGGAGAGATCGGTACACGAGAAATAGCACCATTATTACTCTTGCCTTTTATAGAAAATGCTTTTAAGCACGGTTATGATCTAAATCGAAAAGGCGCAATTCGGGCTAAGCTGATAGTTGGTAAAGAGATCGTCTATCAGGTCGAAAATAGACTGCCAGATCACAATCAAGCAATTCAAAAGGATCAGGTAGGTGGTATAGGGTTAGAAAACGTTAAAAGAAGATTGGAATTAATCTATCCTAAAAAACACACTTTTACAGCAGAAGAATCGTCTAATCATTTTACAGTGAGCCTTACGTTAGAAGATCATGGATAA
- a CDS encoding nitroreductase family protein, with the protein MEKKEGIKIIEGFEHVKYSHVQYSHEEMTERSQKFYDWMETRRSVREFSDKPVPKEVIENILLSASTAPSGAHKQPWTFCVVTNPEIKKKIREAAEKEEYESYTKRMSQEWLDDLKPMATDWEKPFLEIAPYLVIVFKRPFEYEPDGKKRQNYYVNESVGLAAGMLITAIHNAGLVTLTHTPSPMNFLQKILKRPDNERAFLLLPIGYEADEVYVPNNRRKSLEEMAVFYD; encoded by the coding sequence ATGGAAAAGAAGGAGGGAATTAAAATCATTGAGGGTTTTGAACATGTAAAATACAGCCATGTTCAGTACTCCCATGAAGAAATGACTGAAAGAAGCCAGAAGTTCTACGATTGGATGGAAACAAGGCGATCAGTAAGGGAATTTTCAGATAAACCCGTTCCAAAAGAGGTAATCGAAAACATATTACTCTCTGCCTCTACCGCACCTTCTGGTGCCCATAAACAACCCTGGACATTTTGCGTGGTCACAAATCCAGAAATCAAAAAGAAAATCAGGGAGGCAGCCGAAAAAGAAGAATACGAAAGTTATACCAAACGTATGAGTCAAGAATGGCTCGACGACCTAAAACCTATGGCCACAGATTGGGAAAAACCATTTTTAGAAATAGCGCCATACCTGGTCATAGTTTTTAAAAGACCATTTGAATATGAACCTGATGGCAAAAAGCGTCAAAATTATTATGTCAATGAATCAGTAGGTTTAGCAGCTGGAATGCTAATCACTGCTATACACAATGCAGGGCTAGTGACGCTGACGCATACGCCAAGTCCGATGAATTTTCTTCAAAAGATTCTGAAGAGACCAGATAACGAAAGGGCATTTTTATTACTTCCGATTGGTTACGAAGCAGATGAGGTTTATGTACCCAATAACAGAAGAAAATCTTTGGAAGAAATGGCCGTTTTCTATGACTGA
- a CDS encoding arylsulfatase has protein sequence MFSQLKPLFFLLVICLFGCQPTQESKPNIILIVADDLGYGELGAYGQKIIQTPNLDALAANGMKFNQFYAGSPVCAPSRYVLLTGLHTGHSFIRGNDEWAERGKVWNYKEATKNPGLEGQRPIPDSTVLLSEVMKKAGYQTAVIGKWGLGAPFTEGEPNQQGFDYFYGYNCQRQAHNLYPVHLWENDHKVALKNDTIPPGTKLSANANPNDQSAYADYYQADYAPEKMQESALSFIKNRESDSPFLLYYATPIPHVPLQVPEAYVEKYRKIIGEEEPYLGQRGYFPHQYPKAAYAGMINYLDDQIGELIDLLKSEGIYENTIIMFTSDNGPTYAGGVDADYFNSAGPFSNDYGRTKGFTYEGGIRVPMIASWPGKIAPASTTEHISAFYDILPTLASIGGGEITNSIDGKSFLPTLIGKEQESHDHLYWEFPEYKGQQAVRMGNFKAIRKNMFEGNLTIELYDLTEDPKELVDISNENPEIVERINKIMVSEHEDAALSNFRIPVISGQKKQN, from the coding sequence ATGTTTTCTCAGCTAAAACCACTCTTTTTTCTTCTAGTCATCTGTCTTTTCGGGTGCCAACCAACCCAAGAATCAAAACCCAATATAATTCTGATAGTTGCCGATGATTTAGGCTATGGTGAGTTGGGTGCATATGGACAGAAAATCATACAAACGCCCAATCTTGATGCATTAGCTGCAAATGGCATGAAATTCAATCAGTTTTATGCTGGCTCACCAGTTTGTGCACCGTCTCGCTACGTTCTCCTAACAGGATTACACACCGGACACTCATTTATAAGAGGCAATGATGAATGGGCGGAACGTGGTAAGGTTTGGAATTATAAGGAAGCCACGAAAAACCCTGGACTGGAAGGCCAACGCCCCATACCTGACAGTACAGTGCTGTTAAGTGAGGTTATGAAAAAAGCAGGCTACCAAACTGCCGTAATCGGTAAATGGGGATTAGGAGCACCATTTACAGAGGGCGAACCCAATCAGCAAGGTTTCGACTACTTCTATGGTTATAATTGCCAACGGCAGGCTCACAACTTATATCCTGTTCACCTCTGGGAAAACGACCACAAAGTCGCATTAAAGAATGATACTATCCCACCTGGTACTAAACTATCGGCCAATGCAAACCCAAATGATCAGTCGGCTTATGCGGATTATTACCAAGCCGATTACGCTCCAGAGAAAATGCAGGAAAGTGCCTTGTCTTTTATAAAGAATAGAGAGAGTGATAGTCCATTTCTTCTCTATTATGCCACCCCGATACCACATGTACCACTACAGGTTCCTGAAGCCTACGTAGAAAAGTACCGCAAAATTATTGGCGAGGAAGAACCGTATCTCGGCCAAAGAGGCTATTTCCCACATCAATATCCAAAGGCGGCCTATGCGGGTATGATCAATTATTTAGACGATCAAATTGGTGAACTTATTGACTTGTTAAAATCTGAAGGTATCTATGAAAATACCATTATCATGTTTACCAGTGATAATGGACCTACTTATGCCGGAGGCGTAGATGCTGACTACTTCAATAGCGCAGGACCTTTTTCTAATGACTATGGCCGAACCAAAGGATTTACCTATGAAGGAGGAATTCGAGTACCGATGATCGCCTCATGGCCTGGAAAGATAGCGCCAGCCTCTACCACAGAACACATTAGTGCTTTCTATGATATTTTACCCACCCTAGCCAGTATTGGTGGTGGAGAAATCACCAATTCAATTGATGGCAAGAGCTTTTTGCCTACTCTTATAGGGAAAGAGCAAGAATCGCACGACCACTTATACTGGGAGTTCCCAGAATACAAGGGTCAACAAGCGGTCAGGATGGGGAACTTTAAGGCGATTCGAAAGAATATGTTTGAAGGGAACCTGACTATAGAACTTTATGACTTAACCGAAGACCCAAAAGAACTGGTTGATATATCAAATGAGAATCCAGAAATTGTAGAGAGAATAAACAAGATAATGGTTTCTGAACATGAAGATGCAGCGCTATCTAACTTTAGAATTCCAGTGATCAGTGGTCAGAAGAAACAAAACTAA
- the gdhA gene encoding NADP-specific glutamate dehydrogenase, whose product MDNGLVHGVMEDSFMNQLKQNNPGETEFHQAVYEVYESVLPVIEKHEEYRVNRVFDRMVEPERVISFRVTWVDDNGIPQVNRGYRVQMNSAIGPFKGGLRFHPSVNQSILKFLGFEQIFKNALTSLPLGGGKGGSNFDPKGKSDGEVMRFCQNFMLELSKHIGHRIDIPAGDIGVGGREIGYMYGMYRKIENQFSGVLTGKGVKWGGSLIRPEATGYGLIYFSQYMLENINDSLEGKTCIVSGSGNVAQYAIEKITELGGKVVTASDSSGYIYDEAGIDAEKLEFIKDLKNERRGRIAEYADKYSSATYTATDRSLDYNPIWKHAADCAFPCATQNELNEHDANNLIQGNVKLVAEGANMPCTPEAINILRDNGVMYAPGKASNAGGVATSGLEMVQNYSGSHWTSEEVDRRLQVIMKNIHDSCLHAAQKYKANNDYMSGANIAGFIKVADSMIAQGLL is encoded by the coding sequence ATGGATAATGGACTGGTTCATGGAGTAATGGAGGACTCTTTTATGAACCAACTAAAGCAGAACAATCCAGGAGAAACTGAGTTTCACCAGGCTGTTTACGAGGTATACGAAAGTGTGCTTCCCGTCATTGAAAAACATGAAGAATACCGCGTAAATCGTGTATTCGATAGGATGGTCGAGCCTGAAAGGGTGATTAGTTTTCGAGTCACCTGGGTCGATGACAACGGCATACCTCAAGTTAACAGAGGTTATCGCGTTCAGATGAATAGCGCGATCGGGCCTTTCAAAGGTGGGCTTCGTTTTCACCCTTCGGTAAATCAAAGTATTCTTAAATTTTTAGGCTTCGAACAGATCTTTAAAAATGCCTTAACTAGTCTCCCACTGGGTGGTGGTAAAGGTGGTTCAAATTTCGATCCCAAGGGTAAGTCAGATGGTGAAGTCATGCGCTTTTGTCAGAACTTTATGCTCGAGCTTTCAAAGCACATCGGACATAGAATTGACATTCCCGCCGGTGATATCGGTGTTGGTGGACGAGAAATCGGCTACATGTACGGCATGTATCGCAAAATCGAGAACCAGTTTTCAGGGGTACTTACTGGCAAAGGTGTAAAGTGGGGCGGTAGTTTAATAAGACCAGAAGCTACAGGCTATGGACTCATTTACTTCTCTCAATATATGCTAGAAAACATCAATGATTCTTTGGAAGGAAAAACTTGCATTGTTTCAGGCTCAGGTAATGTAGCACAGTATGCCATAGAGAAGATTACTGAACTAGGAGGAAAAGTCGTAACAGCATCTGATTCCTCAGGATACATCTATGACGAAGCTGGCATAGACGCAGAAAAGCTTGAATTCATCAAGGATTTAAAGAATGAAAGAAGAGGCCGCATAGCAGAATACGCAGATAAGTATTCTTCAGCAACATATACCGCTACGGACAGATCACTTGATTATAACCCGATTTGGAAACATGCAGCAGATTGCGCTTTCCCTTGTGCCACGCAAAATGAGCTCAATGAACATGATGCAAACAACCTGATCCAAGGTAATGTCAAGCTGGTGGCAGAAGGTGCCAATATGCCTTGTACGCCTGAGGCCATTAATATTTTAAGAGACAACGGCGTTATGTATGCGCCAGGAAAGGCATCGAATGCTGGTGGCGTGGCCACTTCAGGCTTGGAAATGGTTCAGAATTACTCTGGTTCACACTGGACAAGCGAAGAAGTAGACAGAAGGCTACAAGTGATAATGAAAAACATTCACGATAGCTGCCTGCACGCTGCACAGAAATACAAAGCCAATAATGACTACATGAGTGGAGCCAACATAGCTGGATTCATTAAAGTAGCCGACTCAATGATAGCTCAGGGATTGCTTTAG
- a CDS encoding LytR/AlgR family response regulator transcription factor — MDKITCLIVDDEPLAIEILEEYVKKVPWLSLKGVFDAGMDVIEYLNNETVDLIFLDIQMPDLSGIQVAELTKGKCDVIFTTAYNEYAVEGFELAAKDYLLKPISFERFLKSVQRLQVEKEAKADVKSDYIFVKVEYKIKKIRLDEIQYIEGMKDYLRIVLIDEKVMTLQSFSKLMPALPSDRFIRVHKSFVVSIDAIDSVEKGKIRINDQLIPISETYKEAFNKVLKDRTV, encoded by the coding sequence ATGGATAAAATTACTTGTTTGATCGTGGATGATGAGCCCTTGGCTATCGAGATACTGGAAGAATACGTTAAGAAAGTGCCATGGCTATCACTTAAAGGCGTATTTGATGCTGGTATGGATGTTATTGAGTACTTGAATAACGAAACGGTAGATTTAATTTTCCTTGATATTCAAATGCCAGATTTATCGGGAATTCAAGTGGCTGAACTAACTAAAGGGAAGTGTGATGTGATTTTTACAACGGCATACAATGAGTACGCTGTGGAAGGCTTTGAATTGGCAGCAAAAGACTATCTCTTAAAGCCCATTTCCTTTGAGAGGTTTCTAAAGTCGGTTCAAAGGCTACAAGTTGAAAAGGAAGCGAAAGCAGATGTAAAATCTGACTACATTTTTGTGAAGGTCGAGTATAAGATCAAGAAAATTCGCCTTGATGAGATTCAGTATATAGAAGGGATGAAAGACTATTTGAGAATAGTCTTAATAGACGAGAAAGTTATGACGCTTCAAAGCTTTTCCAAGCTGATGCCTGCCTTACCAAGCGATCGGTTTATACGAGTTCATAAATCTTTTGTGGTTTCAATAGACGCAATTGATAGTGTGGAAAAGGGGAAAATCAGAATTAATGACCAATTAATCCCTATCAGCGAAACTTACAAAGAGGCCTTCAATAAAGTACTAAAAGATCGAACTGTCTAG